One Hordeum vulgare subsp. vulgare chromosome 4H, MorexV3_pseudomolecules_assembly, whole genome shotgun sequence DNA window includes the following coding sequences:
- the LOC123450358 gene encoding serine/arginine repetitive matrix protein 1-like, whose product MEMEVTVFVNANRTSSTSSRGQSRPQPPAVSPRSSRSPASPAGRRASPGRLASPRSPGHRASTRSPRLPPLARPPRRAARRARPSSTRSPRLPPFARPPRRAARRARPASPLSPHLPPLARPPRRAAHRARPASPTRRAGRRVASLVALAPPRHGRCSGERAAASSRRSLAARPRTAAPTRPARRCNGSTTSSRRSPDHHPCPGPGLTRTRAPGSCRAVWRAATPRAAVLCTATSCGAAAWTSSAPTSCSTSTALRQARPLRRRVQGVRRLAGAEHGVLCHAPPGPRAARGVRARRGAVPEAAAGGPRGEPVRAHLELLDCHARVSARCSAIDPRLAAPVAYPNVAKANICGNSSNMNCSHLRERQLKVFGDHEDHMITCRGLSEERISDPYLHIHATTFRDVGKQLWSHFHHQTSPKEEPHVEKDNC is encoded by the exons ACAGTTTTCGTTAACGCTAATCGCACATCCTCCACATCGTCTCGCGGTCAATCCCGGCCGCAACCTCCCGCGGTCTCTCCCCGCTCGTCACGCTCGCCCGCCTCCCCCGCAGGACGCCGCGCCTCCCCCGGTCGCCTCGCCTCCCCCCGCTCGCCAGGACACCGCGCCTCCACCCGGTCGCCTCGCCTCCCCCCGCTCGCCAGGCCGCCGCGCCGCGCTGCTCGCCGcgctcgcccctcctccacccGGTCGCCTCGCCTCCCCCCGTTCGCCaggccgccgcgccgcgccgctcgCCGCGCTCGCCCCGCCTCCCCCCTCTCACCTCACCTTCCCCCGCTCGCCAGGCCGCCGCGCCGTGCCGCTCACCGCGCTCGCCCCGCCTCCCCCACTCGTCGCGCAGGACGCCGCGTCGCGTCACTCGTCGCGCTCGCCCCACCCCGCCACGGCCGATGCTCCGGCGAGCGAGCAGCCGCCTCCTCCCGGAGATCCCTCGCCGCACGGCCCCGCACCGCCGCGCCCACACGGCCAGCGCGGCGCTGCAATGgctcgacgacgagctcacgacgCTCGCCCGACCACCACCCGTGCCCGGGCCCGGGGTTGACGCGCACGCGTGCGCCAGGCTCCTGCAGGGCTGTGTGGCGCGCGGCGACGCCCAGGGCGGCCGTGCTGTGCACAGCCACGTCCTGCGGGGCGGCGGCCTGGACCTCTTCTGCGCCAACGTCCTGCTCAACCTCTACGGCTCTACGCCAAGCTCGGCCCCTTCGCCGGCGCGTGCAGGGTGTTCGACGGCTTGCCGGAGCGGAACACGGTGTCCTTTGTCACGCTCCTCCAGGCCCACGCGCTGCGCGGGGAGTACGAGCCCGCCGCGGCGCTGTTCCGGAGGCTGCGGCTGGAGGGCCACGAGGTGAACCAGTTCGTGCTCACCTCGAGCTGCTGGACTGTCATGCGCGGGTCTCCGCCCGCTGCTCGGCCATCGACCCACGTCTAGCCGCCCCTGTCGCCTATCCTAATGTGGCGAAAGCAAATATCTGCGGCAACAGCTCGAACATGAACTGCTCGCACCTACGCGAACGTCAG CTGAAG GTATTTGGAGATCATGAGGATCATATGATTACATGCAGGGGACTGAGCGAAGAGAGGATTAGTGATCCATACCTGCATATACATGCAACGACATTCAGAGATG TTGGAAAACAGCTCTGGTCTCATTTCCATCACCAAACGTCTCCTAAAGAAGAACCCCACGTGGAGAAGGATAACTGTTAA